A window of Bacillus sp. SM2101 contains these coding sequences:
- a CDS encoding beta-galactosidase, translating to MINVKDGVLYRDGKPFVFISADYPYYRDYPENWSDRLDKLKEAGIEVVTFYVPWRHHHLKIDGKDVIDFSGETQGNRDVLSFIKLVEEKEMFAVVKPGPFIHAETDFGGLPDFVEGGKEFEAMLDNEGNERKWHKNLPAAFDAAFTNAVQDWFKVCDETVIKPFTYPAGPVIALQILNEGLYSDGQHSVIAYDYSPSGLEYHAERLQKQFGSIDKYNDMFGSSYTSYQDIPVPRSFDIHTKENVKEILPYLHWAETQNRYLGDLYTNWGSAIDSTLPVFNNINPPLNEAKGFDFWLTRVVPEHWDVSYGFTNWIGVVSHDETAFLRYLLLVKRDRGINLEENWGFSDPLYDWRYIYHHVPFYQTVLAMGLGATGFNVYTGISTDGWTDELDSIHARPYPDCSPISEKGETGEKYEALKVLVSYLKENEQLITEGKRGHENAWGLYAPYSYLASFGIEDRDFEKLGVKAPHSGYKAMESFMLTMLKEQREFGIVNIETASLEELQQQGAISIVGGFFMHRAVQEKLLQYVNNGGKLFFFGEVPQYDEAMDKCDILASVITDSKRYNTVEHGDGIVVYYPENPFSSCGISPTFAHLMNIHIDKSRVVGDECYTFLYELDGKKSLYVLSNSQIEKEHNLSIDGEQISISLPAKGCAIITLTSEEITSCVVKGINDYDESFVTPAVSYRGQTVKADAPCDFYYSKHSNISSQVNKKG from the coding sequence ATGATTAATGTAAAAGATGGAGTTTTATATCGCGATGGGAAACCATTTGTGTTTATTTCAGCAGATTATCCGTACTACCGAGACTATCCAGAGAATTGGTCAGATCGACTGGATAAATTAAAAGAAGCAGGAATCGAAGTCGTTACATTTTACGTTCCGTGGAGACACCATCATTTAAAGATTGATGGAAAAGATGTGATAGATTTTTCTGGGGAAACTCAAGGGAATCGCGACGTACTTTCATTTATTAAACTAGTTGAAGAAAAAGAAATGTTTGCAGTTGTGAAACCGGGGCCTTTCATTCATGCTGAAACCGATTTTGGTGGACTACCTGATTTTGTTGAAGGTGGTAAAGAGTTTGAAGCAATGCTAGATAATGAAGGAAATGAGCGAAAATGGCATAAAAACCTACCTGCTGCTTTTGATGCAGCTTTTACAAATGCAGTGCAGGATTGGTTTAAAGTATGTGATGAAACTGTAATTAAGCCATTTACGTACCCGGCAGGACCTGTAATCGCGTTACAAATTTTAAATGAAGGATTATATTCAGACGGACAACATAGTGTTATAGCATATGATTACTCTCCAAGTGGATTGGAATATCATGCAGAAAGACTACAAAAACAGTTTGGCTCAATTGACAAGTATAATGACATGTTTGGTTCAAGTTATACTTCATATCAAGATATCCCTGTGCCTAGGTCTTTTGATATTCATACGAAAGAGAACGTTAAAGAAATTTTACCTTATTTACACTGGGCTGAGACACAAAATCGTTATTTAGGTGATTTATACACAAATTGGGGTAGTGCAATTGATTCAACATTACCTGTTTTCAACAATATAAACCCTCCGTTAAATGAGGCAAAAGGCTTTGATTTTTGGTTAACACGTGTAGTACCTGAACATTGGGATGTTAGCTATGGTTTTACAAACTGGATTGGTGTCGTTTCTCATGATGAAACAGCATTTTTACGATACTTACTTCTCGTAAAACGTGATAGAGGTATAAATCTAGAGGAAAACTGGGGCTTTTCAGATCCACTATATGATTGGCGATATATTTATCATCATGTACCATTTTACCAAACAGTGTTAGCTATGGGACTAGGTGCTACAGGCTTTAATGTATATACTGGTATTTCCACTGACGGGTGGACTGATGAGCTTGATTCAATTCATGCACGTCCATACCCCGACTGCTCACCTATTTCAGAAAAGGGTGAAACAGGGGAGAAATACGAAGCGTTAAAAGTGCTAGTTTCGTATTTAAAAGAAAATGAACAGCTAATTACCGAAGGCAAGCGTGGACATGAAAACGCGTGGGGGTTATATGCACCTTATAGTTACTTAGCTTCATTTGGTATTGAGGATCGTGATTTTGAAAAATTGGGCGTGAAGGCACCACATTCAGGCTATAAAGCAATGGAATCATTTATGCTTACGATGTTAAAAGAACAGCGTGAATTTGGGATTGTTAATATAGAAACAGCTTCTTTGGAAGAATTACAACAGCAAGGTGCAATCTCAATTGTAGGTGGCTTCTTTATGCACAGGGCTGTACAGGAGAAGTTATTACAATATGTAAATAACGGTGGTAAACTATTCTTCTTCGGTGAAGTTCCACAATACGATGAAGCAATGGATAAATGTGATATATTAGCAAGTGTAATTACTGATTCTAAACGATACAATACAGTTGAACATGGAGATGGAATTGTTGTGTATTATCCAGAAAATCCATTCTCATCATGTGGAATCTCACCTACATTTGCACATTTAATGAATATTCATATTGACAAGTCGCGTGTCGTTGGAGACGAATGCTATACGTTTTTATATGAGCTAGACGGTAAAAAATCATTATATGTCTTAAGTAATTCACAAATTGAAAAAGAACATAACCTGAGCATAGATGGTGAACAAATATCTATTTCACTTCCTGCAAAAGGTTGTGCAATAATCACTTTAACAAGCGAAGAAATTACATCATGTGTAGTAAAAGGAATTAACGATTACGATGAGTCATTCGTTACTCCAGCTGTGTCATACCGAGGACAAACTGTTAAAGCTGATGCACCTTGTGATTTTTATTACAGCAAGCATTCAAACATTAGCTCTCAAGTCAACAAAAAGGGGTAA
- a CDS encoding carbohydrate binding domain-containing protein, producing MKKLLTILFLSMLISLSFFGQKNIVVGASNNTGSFSLLTYNVAGLWDPVSSSNPANNTEKISPKLNDYDVVLVQEDFNYHSDLISAVEHEYLSSHSGIMGFGDGLNRMSIYPFTKFKREDWNDCHGVFGDGSDCLTPKGFSFARHEVAEGVFIDMYNVHADAGGSNDDYTVRKKNFQQLLSKIEQWSEDHAVIVTGDFNSHWKDSDGVRQFVDANFSDAWAEIKNNGEIPDIGESGGRIDKILFRGSDGLTLNVTDYDVPHDDFLDSNGKGLSDHKPVSAMFEYSVNNLWEQPLNTFSPHSWNKGNNTSFEFDENVKYLNGDRVAKLVAKDENGYVNNTIQLNPNNRTYTFSVWLMSEQDQQVSVRLRSQGNLNGGNGDNDSVQTVNLQANEWQRVEVTQAFDIEAEWLRATIYPAGYQSGETGTIYMWGSQVFDTTNSVVEHGTDNGEAMLKLTATSNGGYVNNTINLNPNGHTYTYSMLVKSDVEQALSIRLRAKGYSGNNGNNDQVKTVNVASGQWQRVTITQTFDDDADWLRATIYPAGFQTGQAGSIYVKDVVVTEGN from the coding sequence ATGAAAAAGCTATTAACTATTCTTTTCTTATCAATGCTCATTAGTTTATCATTTTTTGGTCAAAAGAATATAGTTGTAGGAGCTAGTAATAACACAGGTAGTTTTTCGCTGTTAACTTATAACGTTGCTGGATTATGGGATCCTGTATCATCTTCTAATCCCGCAAATAACACAGAGAAAATCAGTCCTAAATTAAATGATTATGATGTTGTATTAGTTCAAGAGGATTTTAATTATCATAGTGATTTGATTTCAGCAGTCGAACATGAATACCTGTCTTCACATTCAGGGATTATGGGATTTGGAGATGGTTTAAATCGAATGTCAATTTACCCATTTACTAAATTTAAACGTGAAGATTGGAATGACTGTCATGGTGTGTTTGGGGACGGTTCTGACTGTTTAACGCCTAAAGGATTTTCATTTGCTAGGCATGAAGTTGCAGAAGGCGTATTTATAGACATGTATAATGTTCATGCAGATGCTGGTGGTAGTAATGATGATTATACTGTCAGGAAGAAAAATTTTCAGCAATTATTGTCAAAAATTGAACAATGGTCAGAAGATCATGCTGTCATTGTCACGGGTGACTTTAACAGCCATTGGAAAGATTCAGATGGAGTAAGGCAATTTGTTGATGCTAATTTTTCAGATGCTTGGGCGGAAATAAAAAATAATGGTGAAATACCTGATATTGGTGAATCGGGTGGGCGTATTGATAAAATTTTGTTTCGAGGCAGTGACGGTCTTACACTTAACGTAACTGATTATGATGTTCCTCATGATGATTTTTTAGATAGCAACGGGAAGGGTCTATCAGACCATAAGCCTGTGTCTGCTATGTTTGAATACAGTGTAAATAATCTATGGGAACAGCCTCTAAATACATTTAGTCCTCATTCATGGAATAAAGGAAATAATACATCGTTTGAATTTGATGAAAACGTGAAATATCTGAATGGTGACCGTGTTGCAAAACTAGTTGCGAAGGACGAGAATGGTTATGTAAATAACACAATTCAGCTTAATCCAAACAACCGCACGTATACTTTTAGCGTTTGGCTAATGTCTGAACAAGACCAACAAGTGAGTGTGCGCTTGAGAAGTCAGGGTAATTTAAATGGAGGTAACGGAGATAATGATAGTGTTCAAACTGTAAATCTTCAAGCTAATGAATGGCAACGTGTTGAAGTTACCCAAGCTTTTGATATAGAAGCAGAATGGTTAAGAGCAACTATCTATCCAGCGGGTTACCAATCGGGTGAAACAGGTACTATTTACATGTGGGGGAGCCAGGTGTTTGACACGACTAACAGTGTTGTAGAGCATGGCACTGATAATGGAGAGGCAATGTTAAAACTGACAGCCACAAGTAATGGCGGGTATGTTAACAATACAATTAATTTAAATCCGAACGGCCATACATACACTTATAGTATGCTCGTGAAAAGTGACGTGGAACAAGCGTTAAGTATTCGTTTAAGAGCTAAAGGTTATAGTGGGAATAATGGAAATAATGATCAAGTCAAAACGGTAAATGTGGCATCAGGTCAATGGCAACGGGTAACTATCACCCAAACATTTGATGATGATGCTGATTGGCTAAGAGCAACTATATATCCTGCAGGCTTTCAAACAGGTCAAGCTGGTTCTATTTATGTAAAAGATGTAGTGGTGACTGAAGGAAACTGA
- a CDS encoding GNAT family N-acetyltransferase, translating to MLEQLHKNQYEIVEHFFRGHKQYIPALSVIYGNYPGKIFVDSVIQPNFAIVWALGRWLYCEGDIPKNHTYGSIIDSLWQFLKIERKSIFEIYKSENQEWEKEFSANLSNLDVKKHWESIYTLNIGKFRELDTRQIESQVDCQIDQFPIVTSSCKEEECELINETRFGSKIIKNNKIIAVCKNNGFVHNESYFISVETFDKNEQGKGYATVAGAKLIEYGLARNFIPLWETTHDNIASHKLATKLGFERNCSYPVYAFHYNSI from the coding sequence ATGTTAGAACAATTACACAAGAATCAGTATGAAATAGTCGAGCATTTCTTTCGAGGTCATAAACAATATATTCCAGCACTTTCTGTTATCTACGGAAATTACCCTGGTAAGATATTCGTTGATTCAGTTATCCAACCGAATTTTGCAATTGTTTGGGCTCTTGGAAGATGGCTATATTGTGAGGGGGACATTCCTAAAAATCATACTTATGGAAGCATAATTGATTCGCTTTGGCAGTTTCTTAAAATAGAGAGAAAAAGCATTTTTGAAATTTATAAAAGTGAAAATCAAGAGTGGGAGAAAGAGTTTAGCGCAAATTTATCTAATCTCGATGTGAAAAAGCATTGGGAATCTATTTATACATTAAATATTGGTAAGTTTAGAGAGCTTGATACGAGGCAAATAGAATCGCAGGTTGATTGTCAAATTGACCAATTTCCTATTGTAACATCTAGCTGTAAAGAAGAGGAATGTGAATTAATAAATGAGACACGTTTTGGATCAAAAATTATAAAGAATAATAAAATCATTGCCGTATGTAAAAATAATGGTTTCGTTCATAATGAATCATATTTTATAAGTGTTGAAACTTTTGATAAAAACGAGCAAGGAAAAGGTTATGCGACCGTTGCAGGAGCAAAATTAATTGAGTATGGATTGGCAAGAAACTTTATTCCGTTATGGGAAACTACTCACGATAATATTGCGTCACATAAATTAGCAACAAAGTTAGGATTTGAAAGAAACTGTTCATACCCTGTATACGCTTTTCACTATAATAGCATTTGA
- a CDS encoding YtoQ family protein, which yields MELTVYLAGEIHSNWRDEIKEKAKALQLPLTFVGPMENHDRSDNIGENILGEQPNAIFKDDAASDFNNFRTQVLMNKADIVIALFGEKYRQWNTAMDASAAITLHKPLILVRPASLHHPLKELSNKANVTVETVNEALKALSYVFES from the coding sequence ATGGAATTAACTGTTTATCTTGCAGGAGAAATTCATAGTAATTGGAGAGATGAAATTAAGGAAAAAGCAAAAGCTTTACAGCTTCCATTAACATTTGTTGGCCCAATGGAGAATCATGACCGCTCTGACAATATAGGAGAGAACATTTTAGGTGAACAGCCAAATGCGATTTTTAAAGATGATGCCGCCTCTGATTTTAACAATTTCAGAACACAAGTGTTAATGAATAAAGCTGACATTGTCATTGCACTATTTGGAGAAAAATATAGACAATGGAATACAGCAATGGATGCAAGTGCGGCAATCACTTTACATAAACCACTTATTCTTGTACGCCCTGCATCATTGCACCACCCTTTAAAAGAGCTATCTAATAAAGCTAATGTAACTGTTGAAACTGTTAATGAAGCTCTAAAAGCACTTTCTTATGTTTTTGAATCATAG
- a CDS encoding SRPBCC family protein yields the protein MIAFTDQIVVSKSIEETFDYASNMENSPKILANVDEVTKMTDGPIGQHTKFKEVREIRGKKAEAIIEYISFSKNKSYSARSALQGLETIYHYEFSETEGGTRIDFSCEVNTKGLKMRIIRPFFIKILKQEDSQHLTKLKDALEANS from the coding sequence TTGATTGCATTTACAGATCAAATTGTAGTGAGTAAATCCATTGAAGAAACGTTTGATTATGCATCTAATATGGAAAATTCACCTAAAATATTAGCAAATGTAGATGAAGTAACAAAAATGACTGATGGACCAATTGGTCAGCATACTAAGTTTAAGGAAGTTAGAGAAATTCGAGGAAAAAAGGCAGAGGCTATCATAGAATACATATCTTTTTCAAAGAATAAATCTTACTCTGCTAGAAGTGCCCTACAAGGTCTTGAAACCATCTATCATTATGAATTCTCAGAAACTGAAGGTGGTACTAGAATAGACTTTTCCTGTGAAGTTAACACTAAAGGCTTAAAAATGCGAATTATACGCCCTTTCTTTATAAAAATTTTAAAACAAGAAGACAGTCAACATTTAACAAAATTAAAAGATGCTCTTGAAGCTAATTCTTAA
- a CDS encoding pyridoxamine 5'-phosphate oxidase family protein encodes MTILKNFKDTITTEEELRTIIGEPKQMINDKVISFVDENCKKFISLSPFVLIGTANADGSCDVSPRGDCAGFVQVIDNKTLLIPERRGNKKIDSLRNILSNNQIGLLFIIPGLGETLRVNGKAVIVKDQVLLEKMEVNGVIPSLGIGVEVEELYIHCAKAMLRSKIWDHQSYPMKDALPSAAKILAGHLQLPKDAVDDLQSNLDEAYANRLY; translated from the coding sequence CTACTGAAGAGGAATTACGTACAATCATAGGAGAACCTAAACAAATGATTAATGATAAGGTCATATCTTTTGTTGATGAAAATTGTAAAAAGTTCATTTCACTATCCCCTTTTGTATTAATAGGAACTGCAAACGCTGATGGCTCCTGTGACGTGTCTCCCCGTGGTGACTGTGCTGGATTTGTTCAAGTTATTGATAATAAAACACTCCTTATTCCTGAACGTAGAGGAAATAAGAAGATAGATTCATTACGTAACATTCTTTCAAACAATCAAATTGGTCTTCTCTTTATTATTCCTGGTTTAGGAGAAACTCTTCGTGTGAACGGTAAAGCTGTTATTGTTAAAGATCAAGTTTTGCTAGAAAAGATGGAAGTGAATGGTGTAATACCAAGTTTAGGTATTGGTGTTGAGGTTGAGGAACTATACATACATTGTGCTAAAGCTATGCTACGTTCGAAAATATGGGACCATCAATCTTACCCTATGAAAGATGCATTACCATCAGCAGCTAAAATACTTGCAGGTCATTTACAGCTACCAAAAGATGCAGTTGATGATTTACAAAGCAACCTTGATGAAGCTTATGCGAACCGGCTATATTAA